A stretch of Rhizobium sp. TH2 DNA encodes these proteins:
- the lptG gene encoding LPS export ABC transporter permease LptG — MFTGTLFRYFLRRHLMTIFWFLVGVTGLVYLVDFIEISSRRGDIPGFTLADSLFLTLIRVPSILQQTLPFIMLFAGITTLVSLNRKQEMVVTRAAGISVWQFMAPFITGAILVGLVGLFVLNPLAAAGMRTATMIENNLKASKQLGRKNETIPWLRQITADDDVIVGGARVSADGTTIEDAVFIHFGPESRIVLRQDARQAKLKDGYWELNDVTENRPGQIPALLKTVQVRTNLKREFVQERLARPETVAFLDIPSKIEAARSFGVSTFTLESQYHSLMSMPFLLVAMTLISATVSLKFSRFNQSQSMIFGGIVSGFVLYVITVLIKAFGSSGVVPPFVAAWIPVVVAMFLGSTILLHQEDG; from the coding sequence ATCTTCACCGGCACGCTTTTTCGCTATTTCCTGCGGCGGCATCTGATGACCATCTTCTGGTTTCTGGTCGGCGTGACAGGTCTCGTCTACCTCGTGGATTTCATCGAGATCTCGTCGCGACGGGGCGACATTCCAGGCTTCACGCTCGCCGACAGCCTGTTCCTGACACTGATCCGCGTGCCGTCTATCCTGCAGCAGACGCTGCCGTTCATCATGCTTTTTGCCGGCATCACCACGCTTGTGTCGCTCAACCGCAAGCAGGAGATGGTGGTGACCCGCGCTGCCGGGATTTCGGTCTGGCAGTTCATGGCCCCCTTTATCACCGGGGCGATTCTCGTCGGGCTCGTCGGCCTGTTCGTGCTCAATCCGCTCGCGGCCGCCGGCATGCGCACGGCGACGATGATCGAAAACAATCTCAAGGCCTCGAAGCAGCTCGGCCGCAAGAATGAAACCATTCCCTGGCTGCGCCAGATCACCGCCGATGACGACGTGATCGTCGGTGGTGCGCGCGTCAGCGCCGATGGCACGACGATCGAGGACGCGGTCTTCATCCATTTCGGACCGGAGAGCCGAATCGTCCTCAGGCAGGACGCACGCCAGGCAAAGTTGAAAGATGGTTACTGGGAGCTTAACGACGTTACCGAGAACCGGCCGGGACAAATTCCGGCCTTGCTCAAGACGGTACAGGTCCGCACCAATCTGAAACGGGAGTTCGTCCAGGAGCGGCTCGCACGGCCTGAAACCGTTGCGTTTCTCGACATTCCCTCGAAAATCGAGGCCGCGAGGTCGTTCGGGGTGTCAACTTTCACGCTTGAATCGCAATATCACTCCCTCATGTCGATGCCATTCCTGCTCGTCGCGATGACTCTCATTTCGGCAACAGTCTCGTTAAAATTCAGCAGGTTCAACCAATCGCAGAGCATGATTTTCGGTGGCATCGTTTCGGGCTTCGTGCTTTATGTGATCACCGTGCTGATTAAAGCATTCGGTAGCAGCGGTGTTGTACCTCCGTTCGTTGCAGCCTGGATTCCGGTCGTGGTAGCAATGTTTCTCGGGTCCACCATTTTGCTGCATCAGGAGGACGGTTAG
- a CDS encoding LptF/LptG family permease has product MNLLENYIFGRIFRMFVAALIPVLAIIWVTQVLGRINLVTDSGQSIGSFVALATYMLPTLIPVVMPFAVIIGVTQTLQTMNNDSELAVIDASGAPRRTVYKPALILAGILCIVSFGVDNFLEPVSRYGMRKTIAATYADLLSSVIEEKAFRKIDDGLYVQISERMQGRVFKGLFVADSRDPRFEMVYYAREGAVDESGGTLIMKDGEIHRKIEGRSVSVIHFDSYSFDLSELSASRGQATLRAGDRDLGFLFNPDPNDPYYKEKPNDFRAELHRRLTDWFFPVTFALISLMVAGSAHSHRERRLHPLISALFLAFVFRWSAFYLANRVEGGMNSPAPLYAFMVVINLLLLAGIYRSVTRLDRDSLFPRVADSCAQLYGRLVPGRAKSGGAA; this is encoded by the coding sequence ATGAACCTGCTGGAAAACTATATCTTCGGCCGGATATTCCGGATGTTCGTCGCGGCGCTGATTCCAGTGCTGGCGATCATCTGGGTGACGCAGGTGCTGGGGCGAATCAACCTTGTCACCGATAGCGGGCAATCGATCGGTTCCTTCGTCGCACTCGCCACCTACATGCTGCCGACGCTGATCCCGGTTGTCATGCCCTTCGCCGTGATCATCGGCGTCACGCAGACGCTGCAAACGATGAACAACGATTCCGAACTTGCGGTGATCGACGCATCGGGCGCGCCGCGGCGAACGGTCTACAAGCCGGCGCTCATCCTCGCGGGCATACTCTGCATCGTCTCGTTCGGCGTCGACAATTTTCTCGAACCGGTCTCGCGCTACGGCATGCGCAAGACGATCGCCGCGACCTATGCCGACCTGTTGTCATCCGTCATCGAGGAAAAGGCCTTCCGCAAGATCGACGATGGCCTCTATGTGCAAATTTCCGAGCGGATGCAGGGCCGCGTTTTCAAGGGCCTGTTCGTGGCCGATTCCCGCGACCCACGCTTCGAGATGGTCTATTATGCCCGCGAGGGCGCGGTCGACGAGAGCGGCGGCACGCTGATCATGAAGGATGGCGAAATCCACCGCAAGATCGAGGGCCGCAGCGTCTCGGTCATCCATTTCGACTCCTATTCCTTCGACCTCTCCGAACTGTCGGCCTCGCGCGGACAGGCCACGCTGAGAGCCGGCGACCGCGACTTGGGCTTCCTCTTCAATCCCGATCCCAACGACCCATACTACAAGGAAAAACCGAATGATTTCAGGGCCGAACTGCACCGGCGCCTGACGGACTGGTTCTTCCCGGTGACCTTCGCGCTGATTTCGCTGATGGTCGCGGGCTCGGCGCATTCACATCGCGAGCGGCGGCTGCATCCGCTGATCTCGGCTCTGTTCCTGGCATTCGTGTTCCGCTGGAGCGCCTTCTATCTGGCCAACCGCGTCGAGGGCGGCATGAACTCGCCCGCGCCGCTCTATGCCTTCATGGTCGTCATCAATCTTCTGCTGCTCGCCGGCATCTATCGCAGCGTCACGCGGCTTGACCGCGACAGCCTGTTTCCACGCGTCGCCGACAGTTGCGCTCAGCTCTATGGCCGCCTCGTTCCCGGACGCGCAAAGAGCGGAGGTGCCGCTTGA
- a CDS encoding phosphatase PAP2 family protein, giving the protein MIPDIRPERDAIFLARCLLAWLVIFVFFRNLPGLDLGVTTLFCRDVATSSGLLCEGFAARKSGVAAAFRSLFYWIPVLAPLALLANIAWTGLRSGCADRETLRSKAILIGGFLLGPVLIVNGLLKTFSGRPRPHETIEFGGTLPFAAAGDFSGACIANCSFVSGEAASAGWLICLLPLLKGRFRTVLAAVIIDISIATPLLRVAMGGHYPSDVALGWIIGLASPAALSLLLIFRPTRISATLERAR; this is encoded by the coding sequence GTGATTCCGGACATCCGGCCTGAGAGGGACGCCATTTTCCTGGCGCGTTGCTTGCTCGCATGGCTCGTCATTTTCGTGTTCTTCCGCAATCTTCCGGGTCTGGACCTCGGTGTGACGACGCTCTTCTGCCGGGACGTCGCGACATCCTCCGGCCTGCTCTGCGAGGGCTTCGCGGCGCGCAAGAGCGGGGTTGCCGCGGCCTTTCGAAGTTTGTTCTACTGGATACCGGTGCTTGCACCCTTAGCGCTACTGGCAAACATCGCCTGGACCGGATTGCGCAGCGGCTGCGCCGATCGCGAAACCCTGCGGAGCAAGGCAATCCTGATCGGCGGCTTTCTCCTCGGGCCGGTTCTGATCGTCAATGGCCTGCTCAAGACCTTTTCCGGCCGGCCGAGGCCGCATGAGACGATCGAGTTCGGCGGAACGTTGCCCTTTGCGGCGGCGGGCGATTTCTCCGGCGCCTGCATTGCCAACTGTTCCTTCGTTTCAGGCGAGGCCGCCAGCGCCGGATGGCTGATCTGCCTGCTGCCGCTGCTCAAGGGGCGGTTTCGCACGGTTTTGGCGGCTGTCATCATCGATATATCGATTGCGACGCCCCTGCTGCGCGTTGCAATGGGCGGACATTATCCGTCCGACGTGGCTCTCGGCTGGATCATCGGGCTTGCAAGCCCTGCCGCTCTGTCGCTGCTGCTGATTTTCCGGCCGACCCGCATTTCTGCAACACTTGAACGGGCGCGGTAA
- a CDS encoding leucyl aminopeptidase, translating into MKSRFEFTFARSAKVSGGAAVVLKALDTEGFSGGDNADPGNSLPRAAKIAKFKGKLLAKLDILAPQGSGADRLVAIGLGKASELTAHDWLKAGGAAAAALNGAEKAVIYLDAPGLTVTGEQAADFALGMILRGYKFDKYKSKKSDDDNGASDKPVRVTVVVSASITAKRFFETAQAVADGVILARDLVNEPANVLGPSEFAAKAKELEKFGVEIEILTEKEMRKLGMGALLGVAQGSVRPPRLVVMNWKGGKPKDKTYAFIGKGVVFDTGGISIKPAAGMEDMKGDMGGAAAVTGLMHVLAARKAKVNAVGVIGLVENMPDGNAQRPGDIVTSMSGQTIEVINTDAEGRLVLGDALWYTNERFKPAFMINLATLTGAIGVALGSYHAGLFCNDDRLAANLLASGISSNEKLWRMPLGREYDKMIDSKFADMKNTGGSRQAGAITAAQFLKRFVGETPWAHLDVASLAMGAPGDEINTSWGSGYGVRLLDELVRTYYES; encoded by the coding sequence ATGAAATCGAGGTTTGAATTCACTTTCGCCCGGTCCGCCAAGGTTTCGGGCGGCGCGGCCGTCGTTCTCAAGGCGCTCGATACGGAAGGGTTCTCCGGTGGCGACAATGCCGATCCCGGCAACAGCCTGCCGCGCGCCGCGAAAATCGCCAAGTTCAAGGGCAAGCTCCTCGCCAAGCTCGATATTCTCGCCCCGCAAGGTTCGGGCGCCGACCGGCTGGTCGCGATCGGATTGGGCAAGGCCTCCGAACTGACCGCGCATGACTGGCTGAAAGCCGGCGGCGCAGCGGCCGCTGCCCTCAACGGCGCGGAGAAAGCGGTGATCTATCTCGACGCACCCGGCCTGACCGTCACCGGCGAGCAGGCGGCTGATTTCGCGCTCGGCATGATCCTGCGCGGCTACAAGTTCGACAAATACAAATCGAAAAAGTCCGACGACGACAACGGTGCTTCGGACAAACCGGTGCGCGTGACGGTCGTTGTCTCGGCATCGATCACCGCCAAGCGCTTCTTCGAGACCGCGCAGGCCGTGGCCGACGGCGTCATCCTGGCGCGCGATCTCGTCAACGAACCCGCCAATGTGCTTGGCCCGTCGGAGTTCGCCGCCAAGGCCAAGGAACTCGAGAAATTCGGCGTCGAGATCGAAATCCTGACCGAGAAGGAAATGCGCAAACTCGGCATGGGCGCGCTTCTCGGCGTGGCGCAGGGGTCGGTGCGGCCGCCCAGGCTGGTCGTGATGAACTGGAAGGGCGGCAAGCCGAAGGACAAGACCTATGCCTTTATCGGCAAGGGCGTGGTGTTCGATACCGGCGGCATTTCGATCAAGCCGGCCGCCGGCATGGAGGACATGAAGGGCGACATGGGTGGTGCCGCGGCCGTGACCGGCCTGATGCATGTGCTCGCCGCCCGCAAGGCGAAGGTCAACGCCGTCGGCGTCATCGGCCTGGTCGAGAACATGCCGGATGGCAATGCGCAGCGCCCGGGCGACATCGTCACCTCGATGTCGGGTCAGACGATCGAGGTCATCAACACCGATGCCGAGGGCCGGCTCGTGCTGGGCGACGCGCTTTGGTACACCAATGAGCGCTTCAAGCCCGCCTTCATGATCAATCTCGCGACGCTGACCGGCGCCATCGGGGTGGCGCTTGGCAGCTATCATGCCGGACTGTTCTGCAATGACGACCGACTGGCCGCCAATCTGCTCGCCTCAGGCATAAGCTCCAACGAAAAGCTGTGGAGAATGCCGCTCGGCCGTGAATATGACAAAATGATCGATAGCAAGTTCGCCGACATGAAGAACACTGGCGGCAGCCGGCAGGCAGGCGCGATTACCGCGGCCCAGTTCCTGAAGCGCTTCGTCGGTGAAACGCCCTGGGCTCATCTCGATGTCGCCTCGCTTGCCATGGGCGCGCCGGGTGACGAGATCAACACTTCGTGGGGCTCCGGCTATGGCGTGCGGCTGCTGGATGAACTGGTGCGCACTTATTACGAAAGTTGA
- a CDS encoding DNA polymerase III subunit chi produces the protein MEILFYHLTESKVDDALPALLERSIERNWRVTVQTTTQERCEALDTHLWTFRPDSFLPHGMDKDPHADRQPILLTSGAANQNKSGVRFVIDGAEPPELQDYDRVVFMFDGHDDDQVQSARSQWKRLKGQGHTLSYWQQNHDGRWEKKA, from the coding sequence TTGGAAATCCTGTTCTACCACCTGACCGAATCCAAGGTTGACGACGCGCTGCCCGCGCTTCTCGAGCGCAGCATCGAGCGCAATTGGCGCGTGACGGTCCAGACAACCACCCAGGAGCGCTGCGAGGCGCTCGACACGCATCTGTGGACCTTCCGGCCCGACAGTTTCCTGCCGCATGGCATGGACAAGGACCCGCATGCCGATCGTCAACCGATCCTGCTGACCTCGGGCGCCGCCAACCAGAACAAATCAGGTGTGCGTTTCGTCATCGATGGCGCCGAACCGCCGGAACTCCAGGACTACGACCGCGTGGTCTTCATGTTCGACGGCCATGACGACGACCAGGTGCAGTCCGCGCGAAGCCAGTGGAAGCGCCTCAAGGGCCAGGGGCACACACTCTCCTACTGGCAGCAGAACCATGATGGCCGCTGGGAGAAGAAGGCCTGA
- a CDS encoding VOC family protein, protein MGVLRIVANLLAPDPGAVAAFYRDLLDLDVVMDHGWIVTLAAGGNMVPQLSIGSEGGAGAPMPDISIEVDDVDTVFARAVHRGHEITYPLTDEDWGVRRFFVRDPSGNVANILMHL, encoded by the coding sequence ATGGGCGTGCTCCGTATCGTCGCCAACCTGCTCGCACCGGACCCGGGGGCAGTAGCCGCTTTCTACCGCGATCTGCTAGACCTCGATGTGGTCATGGACCACGGTTGGATCGTGACGTTGGCTGCCGGCGGCAATATGGTGCCGCAGCTCAGTATCGGAAGCGAAGGTGGCGCGGGTGCGCCCATGCCCGACATTTCAATTGAGGTCGACGATGTCGATACGGTCTTCGCCCGCGCGGTGCATCGAGGACACGAAATCACCTATCCGCTGACTGACGAGGATTGGGGCGTCCGCCGCTTCTTCGTCCGGGATCCCTCGGGCAACGTGGCCAACATCCTGATGCACCTGTAA
- a CDS encoding TadE/TadG family type IV pilus assembly protein, producing MMTRLKNAIVKSRVSFQQASTRLLRDRSGVSAIEFVLLFPILVTMMAGTVDIGQALTVSRKMNQIASTLGDMTSQQATWKAADIDAIVAGAATIIDPYSKTGVKIELAILDIDATLKAKVNWSRGYNTPALVKGVASPVPIPTNIAQSGVQLIAVRATYSLQTPFTKLLTPVTGVTSYNYEKTYIMRPRTGEAITLE from the coding sequence ATGATGACACGATTGAAGAATGCGATCGTCAAGAGCCGGGTGTCTTTTCAACAGGCATCCACGCGTCTGCTACGCGACCGGAGCGGCGTCTCGGCGATCGAGTTCGTGCTGCTGTTTCCGATCCTGGTGACCATGATGGCCGGCACCGTCGATATCGGCCAGGCACTGACGGTCAGTCGCAAGATGAACCAGATCGCGTCGACGCTCGGTGACATGACCTCGCAGCAAGCGACATGGAAGGCGGCCGACATCGATGCCATCGTCGCAGGTGCTGCGACAATCATCGACCCATACAGCAAAACGGGCGTCAAGATCGAACTGGCAATCCTCGATATCGACGCGACCCTGAAGGCCAAGGTCAACTGGTCACGCGGCTACAATACTCCCGCGCTCGTCAAGGGTGTGGCGTCCCCTGTCCCCATCCCCACGAACATCGCCCAGTCTGGCGTGCAGCTCATCGCCGTCCGGGCGACATATTCGCTGCAGACGCCGTTCACGAAATTGCTGACCCCGGTCACAGGCGTTACATCCTACAATTACGAGAAGACCTATATCATGCGCCCCCGCACCGGTGAGGCGATTACCCTGGAGTAG
- a CDS encoding TadE/TadG family type IV pilus assembly protein: MRLLHSLIKDRKGSAAIEFAILALPFFVVIFAIAEIAVMYFVESGLDAAVHQTVRQVRVGVAKSGAWDSKKFKDTVCANLSLSFGCATNLKVRAVVVTDMASVTRVSPITNGALNVTEDFNLGDSGSYVLVQAFLPWDPVFKLYPIASTRLSNGSYVLGSSELIKNEPF, translated from the coding sequence ATGAGGCTGTTGCACTCGTTGATCAAGGACAGGAAGGGCAGTGCCGCGATCGAGTTCGCGATCCTGGCGCTACCGTTTTTCGTCGTCATTTTCGCCATCGCCGAAATCGCGGTGATGTATTTCGTGGAATCCGGCCTTGATGCCGCCGTTCACCAGACGGTGCGGCAGGTGCGCGTCGGCGTCGCAAAGTCCGGTGCCTGGGACTCCAAGAAATTCAAGGACACTGTCTGCGCGAACCTGTCGCTCTCCTTCGGCTGCGCGACCAATCTCAAGGTGCGCGCCGTCGTGGTCACCGATATGGCATCGGTGACAAGGGTATCGCCGATCACCAATGGCGCGCTCAATGTGACGGAAGATTTCAACCTCGGAGACTCCGGAAGCTACGTGCTTGTGCAGGCTTTCCTGCCGTGGGATCCCGTCTTCAAGCTCTACCCAATCGCGTCGACACGGCTTTCCAACGGTTCCTACGTCCTCGGCTCTTCAGAGCTTATCAAGAACGAGCCATTCTGA
- a CDS encoding Gfo/Idh/MocA family protein produces MAPIKLAIVGIGKIVRDQHLPAVAKNADYQLIAAASRNGVVDGIDNYKSIEEMLTAKPEIEAVSLCMPPQFRYEAALAALQAGKHVFLEKPPGATISEVQDLQRIASAKGVSLLASWHSRYAPAVEAAKSFLAASPVRSMTVTWKEDVRHWHPNQAWIWEAGGLGVFDPGINALSIVTHILPKPVFLSSAVLEFPENRDAPIAASLNFTNADKLRVEAVFDWRQTGKQTWDIEAVTDQGAMRLADGGAKLFIDGKLTFEKPEEEYPELYRRFAEIIKSGASDADISPLTHVADAFMQGKRKFVEAFHD; encoded by the coding sequence ATGGCACCTATCAAACTCGCGATCGTGGGCATCGGCAAGATCGTCCGCGACCAGCATCTTCCCGCCGTGGCCAAGAACGCGGACTACCAGTTGATCGCCGCAGCTAGCCGCAATGGTGTGGTCGATGGCATCGACAATTACAAGTCGATCGAGGAAATGCTCACTGCCAAGCCGGAGATCGAGGCGGTGTCGCTCTGCATGCCGCCGCAGTTCCGCTACGAGGCGGCGCTTGCCGCACTTCAGGCCGGCAAGCACGTGTTTCTCGAAAAGCCGCCGGGTGCGACGATTTCCGAGGTGCAGGATCTACAGCGCATCGCCTCGGCCAAGGGCGTTTCGCTGCTCGCCAGCTGGCATTCGCGCTACGCGCCGGCGGTGGAAGCCGCGAAATCCTTCCTCGCCGCCTCGCCGGTCCGTTCGATGACCGTGACCTGGAAGGAAGATGTTCGCCACTGGCATCCGAACCAGGCCTGGATCTGGGAAGCCGGCGGGCTCGGCGTGTTCGACCCGGGTATCAATGCGCTGTCGATCGTCACGCACATCCTGCCGAAGCCGGTGTTCCTGTCATCGGCGGTGCTCGAATTCCCCGAAAACCGCGATGCGCCGATCGCGGCCTCACTCAACTTCACCAATGCCGACAAGCTCAGGGTCGAGGCGGTGTTCGACTGGCGCCAGACGGGCAAGCAGACCTGGGATATCGAGGCGGTGACCGATCAGGGCGCGATGCGGCTTGCCGATGGCGGCGCCAAGCTCTTCATCGACGGCAAGCTTACATTCGAGAAGCCGGAGGAAGAGTATCCCGAGCTCTATCGCCGCTTCGCCGAGATCATCAAATCAGGCGCCAGCGATGCCGATATCTCGCCACTGACCCATGTCGCGGATGCCTTCATGCAGGGCAAGCGCAAATTCGTTGAAGCGTTTCACGACTAG
- a CDS encoding type II toxin-antitoxin system VapB family antitoxin, with protein sequence MALYIRDREVDALAERLQAMTNAPTKTEAVRRALESEIERKKSEIPLKERLQRIRAEARTKGLLPNPDFDQKAFFDDMWGEN encoded by the coding sequence ATGGCGCTTTATATCAGGGATCGCGAAGTCGATGCGCTTGCCGAGCGACTTCAGGCGATGACGAATGCGCCGACCAAGACCGAAGCCGTACGAAGGGCGCTCGAGAGTGAGATTGAGCGTAAGAAATCGGAAATTCCCCTCAAGGAAAGGCTTCAGCGGATTAGAGCGGAAGCGCGGACTAAGGGGCTCTTGCCCAACCCGGATTTCGATCAGAAGGCCTTTTTCGATGATATGTGGGGCGAGAACTGA
- a CDS encoding type II toxin-antitoxin system VapC family toxin, which produces MFLDASVLVAIFNEEADGAALELRIADLTSPTYISPMVKFEAAMAIARSNWERNGETGQRRAVLMAEASKALERYLAEIGVRELPITPAIGDGALHAAATFGKVVGHKAALNMGDCFSYACAKAQNVPLLYKGNDFSQTDLA; this is translated from the coding sequence ATGTTCCTCGACGCATCGGTTCTCGTCGCCATTTTCAACGAGGAAGCCGACGGCGCAGCGTTGGAACTGCGCATCGCAGACCTGACTTCGCCAACCTACATTTCTCCTATGGTAAAGTTCGAAGCCGCGATGGCGATCGCCCGTTCGAATTGGGAAAGAAACGGAGAGACCGGGCAGCGTAGAGCGGTGCTGATGGCAGAAGCTAGCAAAGCGCTGGAAAGGTACTTGGCTGAGATCGGAGTTCGCGAGCTTCCAATTACACCGGCGATCGGTGATGGCGCCCTCCATGCCGCGGCGACATTCGGCAAAGTCGTCGGCCACAAGGCCGCTCTCAACATGGGCGACTGTTTCTCCTATGCCTGCGCCAAAGCCCAGAACGTGCCGCTTCTCTACAAAGGCAACGACTTCTCCCAGACCGACCTCGCCTGA
- a CDS encoding ABC-F family ATP-binding cassette domain-containing protein encodes MITISNLSIRIAGRLLLDDASVFIPTGFKVGFVGRNGAGKSTLFKVLTGEMVPEGGEVSLPKSARIGQVAQEAPGTDEPLIDIVLAADKERASLLAEAETATDPHRIAEIQIRLADIDAYSAESRAASILAGLGFDEAAQRRPAKSFSGGWRMRVALAAVLFAEPDLLLLDEPTNYLDLEGTLWLEDYVRRYPHTVIIISHDRDLLNSAVNSIVHLDQKKLTFYRGPYDQFERQKAEAEELQTKAKVKNEAARKHLQSFIDRFKAKATKAKQAQSRVKALERMGTVAAVVHDHVQGFKFPDPKKEAASPIIAIENGSVGYKPGHPILTRMNLRIDTDDRIALLGSNGNGKSTFAKFISGRLKPDSGGLTVAPSLKIGFFAQHQLDDLRPDESAVAHVRRLMPGDPEAKVRARTAQMGLATQKMDTAAKDLSGGEKARLLMGLAAFDAPNLLILDEPTNHLDMDSRRALIEALNDYSGAVILISHDRYLIEATVDRLWLVRDGTVKPFEGDLEEYREIIVGSSKKGKKSKQEDAPPPAPEPTRAEPAKRINPTVLKKKVDDLHNLMGKIERLIQGIDKELADPSIFTKNPNRAAELAKARANAEKKLAETEEEWLMMTAELEAAE; translated from the coding sequence ATGATAACGATTTCCAATCTTTCGATCCGGATTGCCGGACGCCTGCTGCTGGACGACGCCAGCGTTTTCATCCCCACCGGCTTCAAGGTCGGCTTCGTGGGAAGGAATGGCGCGGGCAAATCCACCCTGTTCAAGGTCCTGACCGGCGAGATGGTGCCGGAGGGCGGCGAAGTCTCCCTGCCGAAGAGCGCGCGCATCGGCCAGGTCGCCCAAGAAGCGCCGGGCACCGACGAGCCCCTCATCGACATCGTGCTTGCCGCCGACAAGGAGCGCGCGAGCCTGCTGGCGGAAGCCGAGACCGCCACCGATCCGCACCGGATCGCCGAGATCCAGATACGGCTTGCCGACATCGACGCCTATTCGGCGGAATCGCGCGCGGCCTCGATCCTCGCCGGCCTCGGTTTCGACGAGGCGGCGCAGCGACGCCCGGCCAAGAGCTTTTCCGGCGGCTGGCGCATGCGCGTGGCGCTGGCGGCGGTGCTCTTCGCCGAGCCGGACCTGCTTCTCCTCGACGAGCCGACCAACTATCTCGACCTTGAAGGCACGCTGTGGCTTGAGGATTATGTGCGGCGCTATCCGCATACAGTGATCATCATCAGCCACGACCGCGACCTGTTGAACTCGGCGGTCAATTCGATCGTCCATCTCGACCAGAAGAAGCTGACCTTCTATCGCGGCCCCTACGACCAGTTCGAGCGGCAGAAGGCGGAAGCCGAGGAGTTGCAGACAAAAGCGAAGGTCAAGAACGAAGCCGCGCGAAAACATCTGCAGAGCTTCATCGACCGCTTCAAGGCGAAGGCGACCAAGGCCAAGCAGGCGCAAAGCCGGGTCAAGGCGCTTGAACGCATGGGCACCGTGGCGGCCGTCGTGCACGATCATGTCCAGGGCTTCAAGTTTCCCGATCCCAAGAAGGAAGCCGCATCGCCGATCATCGCCATCGAGAACGGATCTGTTGGGTACAAACCCGGCCACCCGATATTGACCCGGATGAACCTGCGTATCGATACCGATGACCGCATCGCGCTGCTCGGTTCGAACGGCAACGGCAAATCGACATTCGCCAAGTTCATCTCCGGCCGGCTGAAGCCGGATTCGGGCGGGCTAACCGTCGCGCCGAGCCTCAAGATCGGCTTTTTCGCCCAGCACCAGCTCGACGATTTGAGGCCCGATGAAAGTGCGGTCGCGCATGTCCGCAGGCTGATGCCCGGCGATCCGGAGGCCAAGGTCCGTGCCCGCACGGCGCAGATGGGGCTTGCGACGCAGAAGATGGATACGGCGGCCAAGGATCTCTCGGGTGGCGAGAAGGCGCGGCTGCTCATGGGGCTCGCGGCGTTCGATGCGCCCAACCTGCTGATCCTCGACGAACCGACCAACCATCTCGACATGGACAGCCGCCGCGCGCTGATCGAAGCGCTCAACGACTATTCGGGCGCGGTGATCCTGATCTCGCATGATCGCTATCTGATCGAGGCAACGGTCGATCGGCTGTGGCTTGTCCGCGATGGAACCGTCAAGCCGTTCGAGGGCGACCTCGAGGAATACCGCGAAATCATTGTCGGCTCCTCGAAGAAGGGCAAGAAGAGCAAGCAGGAAGATGCGCCGCCCCCCGCTCCTGAGCCGACCAGAGCCGAGCCAGCCAAGCGGATCAATCCGACCGTTCTCAAGAAAAAAGTCGATGATCTCCACAACTTGATGGGCAAGATTGAGAGATTGATTCAAGGCATCGACAAGGAACTCGCCGATCCCTCGATCTTCACGAAGAACCCCAACAGGGCGGCGGAACTGGCCAAGGCGCGGGCGAACGCCGAGAAGAAACTCGCCGAGACCGAGGAAGAATGGCTGATGATGACGGCTGAGTTGGAAGCGGCGGAGTGA